GAAGTTTGTCACGCATGCTTCCGATTATTTTTTAGAGAAGTCGACAGAAGAAAGCTTGCAAATATTGGGAGAAAGCAAGTCTCCCAAGCACCCTTTTGCTATCATGGGTACGGGAGGTTTTGGTCGAAAAGAAATGCAACCGGCATCTGATATTGATTTTGGAGTGTTAGGACATGATTCGGAAATGGATTTGATACGCTTAATAACGGATTTGATATTTTTTAAATTGAATTTGGCTCGATCGGTATTTTCAACTTTTTCATCTCCGCGATGCGGAGCTAACGTAGGTTTTGAGTCGGACCCTTTGTGGTTGCAGAGCACCTACTCAGTAGGTCCTGCGAAAGTTATGGAAAATAGCGCGATCAAAGGCACATCAGAAGATGCAAGAGTCGTGAAAGTGTATGAAGGCACTCAGGAGAAAGATTCAGATGCTTTTGAAAAGCAAATAGAAGAGGGGAGGGACAATTCAAGAGAGATGGTTTGCCCTTGGGCTGAGCTGAAAGATGTTTTGACTACATACAATCCCGTAGTGGACACCAGAGAAGCTAAGTTTAATATTAAGTCGCCTTTGCTTAGGTTTTTAACGATGTCGTTGCAAAAGTTGTCTTTAGTTTATCATTTGCCTCCTATGAGTTCAAAGGAGCGAGTCGATTGGTTGATGGCGAATGGTAAGATAAATCCTAAAATGGCGGAAATGCTAATGTTTTGTATGGAAACATTATGCGGACTTCGGCAAAAGTGCCATGATTTTTACAATGGGGAAAAAGATGATGTGTTGCTTCATGAACAAGAAGGAAATCATGAGTTGTATACTTTGTCACAAGGGCAATATTCCGATTTGTTGATGTCGGCTGAGTTTTTGAAAGTTTTTCATGGAGAATTGCTTAGTTTCGTTCAGAGGAAAGATCCCAAGGTGTTGATGGAGATGCCTAAAAAGTCTTCTTTTTTCAAGCGATTTTTGAAATAGTTTATGCTTTTCAGGCTTTCCATGATGATTAGTAGATTTCTTCTTGTGTGAATCCAGGTTGTGCCTGCGTTGAGTAATTTTCATTAAACCAAGCATAAGCGACACTGTCCTCAAAGTCTCCTCCGAAGTTTCGGGTTTTGTGTTTCATAACACCTTCTTCGATAAAGCCAAGGCTTTCATAGAGCCCTCTCGAACGCGAATTATTCGCTCTTGACTCAAGCTCGACACGCCAAATATCTGGGCGGTTGACTGTGATATATTCAAGGAAATGTGCGAAAAGTCTTTTGCCAATTCCTTTTCCTTGAAAATCAGGGTGAACGGCGATAGTCAAGTTGGATAAAATGTGGTCGAAGATTTGAATACCGTATTTATGGGCATGTATTTCTCCTATTATTTGATCATTGGACAGAATAATAAATCCAAGTCCGCCATTTTGATTTTCAGCTATGATATTTTGGATATAGCCTAGGTTGATTTCTTTTTCATATCTGGCTATCCCTAATTTATACTTGGCAACATCCAAATACATAGTATGCAAGCTTTCCGCATCCTCAGTAGAGGTTTGTCTTAGTGTGTAGTTCATTTTTCTGCGAGTTAGCGTTTGAAATTGATTACTTTTTAAATAAAAATTGGCTAAAACCATTCAGCTTTAGTTGTCTTCTATTTATTTTGATATAATCAGAAAGGTATAAATATTTTTAATAATGCTTACATATTTTCTAGATTTTATAAATAAGCGAGTGCAGCTCAATAATGAAGAAAGGGTATTACTGGAGAAACTCCTTAAAGTCAGGCTTTATAAAAAGGGGGAGTTTCTGATCAAAGAAGGCGAGTACTCTGATGCGTTTTATTTTAATATTAAAGGCTTGGTCAGGCTATATTATTTGATAGAAGGAGAGGAGAAGACTACTTACTTTTATTCTGGAAACCAATATATAAGCGCATATAGAAGTTTTACTCGGGATGAACCTTGCCGTTTTAATCTTCAAGCAATGGAGGATACGCATATCGTTGCAATTAATAAAAACTCAGCCTATCAATTATTGGAGCATTCATCGAAATTCGAAGCATTGGCGAGGCTGGCAATGGAAGATGAATTAATCTGCCATCAGGATATGGTTGCTTCGCATATTATCATGACACCTGAACAAAGGTATTTGAATTTAATGGAAAGCTTCCCAGAGATTTTTCAAAAAGTGCCGCAATTGCATATCGCGTCCTATATTGGGGTTAAGCCTGAGTCATTGAGTCGAATAAAAAAGCGCTGTTTACAAAAAACTTAACTTAAGTCAATGTCAATGATTTGCATGAAGTATTAATTGCAAATAAAAAGACATGAGAAACGTATATTTGATTTTAGCGATTTTAGGCTTTGTCCTTCCCAATGCTTTGGTATTGATTGAATCATTAGAGACTGGTAATTACTTGTTGTATGCGGATCCGATTTCTACTTTTGAAAGCATGACAGCGAATCGTATAGCGACTATTTTTTCCATAGACTTGATGTTCGCCGTGATAGTTTTTTTCATTTGGACTTATAAATCATCTATTGTTCTGCTAGGAAGAAAAAAGATCTTTTTCTTGTGGGGAGTTACAATGATATTTGGTTTCGCTTGTGGATTGCCTTTGTATTTGTATATGAGGTTAATTAGCAATGAGCTGAACTACACAGCTGTTAATAGTAAAGTGTAGTTTTTTAAAATTCGAGAAGAGTCGCAATATCTCCAAATGAGTCATTTGACTATTTATTAGTATTTCTATTCTTAAACAAGAATGACGCTAATGAAGGGAATATAATATTATGAAAGTTTTTATTTACTAAAGGTTAACGTTTGAAGGAAATAATTACCTTGATGAATATTTATTATTCATTATTGATTAAGTTTAACTTTATAGATTGGATATCATATAGATCTTAAAAAAGTAAAAAGTCGAGATGAATTCTTGACTTTGTATTAAATATCCTTAAATTGATAATTTATTAGCTTTTTAAGTATTTAATCTTTTAGTATATATGGTAAAATTGTCTACAAAACTCTTTTGTTTTTTTTGCTATTGTCTTGTGGCTATTGGTCATGGTGCTTTGGCTCAAAAACAAAAAATTGAAACTGCTGTACCTGAAAAGCATCAAGAAACTCATCAAATTTCTTGCGGTACACATGAACTCACGGAAGAATTCCTTGAAGCTCATCCCGAAATAAAATTGGAAGAAGAGAAATTTCAGGAATTGAT
The Aureibacter tunicatorum DNA segment above includes these coding regions:
- a CDS encoding Crp/Fnr family transcriptional regulator, encoding MLTYFLDFINKRVQLNNEERVLLEKLLKVRLYKKGEFLIKEGEYSDAFYFNIKGLVRLYYLIEGEEKTTYFYSGNQYISAYRSFTRDEPCRFNLQAMEDTHIVAINKNSAYQLLEHSSKFEALARLAMEDELICHQDMVASHIIMTPEQRYLNLMESFPEIFQKVPQLHIASYIGVKPESLSRIKKRCLQKT
- a CDS encoding DUF2834 domain-containing protein; its protein translation is MRNVYLILAILGFVLPNALVLIESLETGNYLLYADPISTFESMTANRIATIFSIDLMFAVIVFFIWTYKSSIVLLGRKKIFFLWGVTMIFGFACGLPLYLYMRLISNELNYTAVNSKV
- a CDS encoding DUF294 nucleotidyltransferase-like domain-containing protein; protein product: MRLNKEKHEEKGVSQYRKGISQEPMQCFKLKKGQKEEDSLEFFSMKKFMGEEDVDGQLYDALNVQDMQGFIRKLEELASWSPEEMHLSTLRELEKVGSADDDEDIEQALSVLKEKQQEVLEKKLGAEEGSRVFKVFRERNFQEMYDLLGQLDNDSLVKIAKDAQVTAEQMKSTAKSMTAQGMHPLDRMKFVTHASDYFLEKSTEESLQILGESKSPKHPFAIMGTGGFGRKEMQPASDIDFGVLGHDSEMDLIRLITDLIFFKLNLARSVFSTFSSPRCGANVGFESDPLWLQSTYSVGPAKVMENSAIKGTSEDARVVKVYEGTQEKDSDAFEKQIEEGRDNSREMVCPWAELKDVLTTYNPVVDTREAKFNIKSPLLRFLTMSLQKLSLVYHLPPMSSKERVDWLMANGKINPKMAEMLMFCMETLCGLRQKCHDFYNGEKDDVLLHEQEGNHELYTLSQGQYSDLLMSAEFLKVFHGELLSFVQRKDPKVLMEMPKKSSFFKRFLK
- a CDS encoding GNAT family N-acetyltransferase, with amino-acid sequence MNYTLRQTSTEDAESLHTMYLDVAKYKLGIARYEKEINLGYIQNIIAENQNGGLGFIILSNDQIIGEIHAHKYGIQIFDHILSNLTIAVHPDFQGKGIGKRLFAHFLEYITVNRPDIWRVELESRANNSRSRGLYESLGFIEEGVMKHKTRNFGGDFEDSVAYAWFNENYSTQAQPGFTQEEIY